A genomic region of Procambarus clarkii isolate CNS0578487 chromosome 30, FALCON_Pclarkii_2.0, whole genome shotgun sequence contains the following coding sequences:
- the LOC138369935 gene encoding putative per-hexamer repeat protein 5, translating into MTLHTRLTLDKEHLAKHKTLPGSVNVIARTTLKGTGGATPPGTEGATPPGTGGATPPGTEGVTPPGTGGATPPGTGGATPPGTGGATPPGTGGVTPPGTGGATPPGTEGATPPGTGGATPPGTEGATPPGTGGATPPGTEGVTPPGTEGATPPGTGGATPPGTGGATPPGTGGATPPGTGGATPPGTEGATPPGTEGATPPGTEGATPPGTGGATPPGTEGVTPPGTEGATPPGTGGATPPGTGGATPPGTGGATPPGTGGATPPGTEGATPPGTGGATPAGTEGATPPGTGGATPPGTEGATPPGTGGATPPGTGGGACSVSRTFVYMLIDHTEPDSRLEIPLMYSFYFWSVSLKCSAGNSEEWILLFNMRVPCYIILISGIKPAVVVAATAGTAVVASTDAHEAAVIAVTVTDDTALVAATAVVTATTADEQLCDANIRASQDALSYRGHVVWWAALANFGRRMRMPSRPQRPRDHEDPSGQNHTQSGSDRVVATWVLRAKHMNPS; encoded by the exons ATGACTCTACACACTCGTCTGACACTGGACAAGGAACATTTAGCTAAACATAAGACGTTACCAGGATCAGTGAACGTAATAGCTCGTACCACTTTAAAAG GGACGGGGGGCGCCACACCCCCAGGGACggagggagccacacccccaggGACGGGGGGCGCCACACCCCCAGGGACGGAGGGAGTCACACCCCCAGGGACGGGGGGCGCCACACCCCCAGGGACGGGGGGCGCCACACCCCCAGGGACGGGGGGCGCCACACCCCCAGGGACGGGGGGAGTCACACCCCCAGGGACGGGGGGCGCCACACCCCCAGGGACggagggagccacacccccaggGACGGGGGGAGCCACACCCCCAGGGACggagggagccacacccccaggGACGGGGGGCGCCACACCCCCAGGGACGGAGGGAGTCACACCCCCAGGGACggagggagccacacccccaggGACGGGGGGCGCCACACCCCCAGGGACGGGGGGCGCCACACCCCCAGGGACGGGGGGCGCCACACCCCCAGGGACGGGGGGCGCTACACCCCCAGGGACGGAGGGCGCCACACCCCCAGGGACggagggagccacacccccagggacggagggagccacacccccaggGACGGGGGGCGCCACACCCCCAGGGACGGAGGGAGTCACACCCCCAGGGACggagggagccacacccccaggGACGGGGGGCGCCACACCCCCAGGGACGGGGGGCGCCACACCCCCAGGGACGGGGGGAGCCACACCCCCAGGGACGGGGGGCGCTACACCCCCAGGGACGGAGGGCGCCACACCCCCAGGGACGGGGGGCGCCACACCCGCAGGGACggagggagccacacccccaggGACGGGGGGAGCCACACCCCCAGGGACggagggagccacacccccaggGACGGGGGGCGCCACACCCCCAGGGACGGGGGGCGGCGCATGCTCAGTGTCAAGGACGTTTGTTTACAT GTTGATTGATCATACTGAACCTGACAG TCGATTAGAGATACCTCTCATGTACTCCTTTTATTTCTGGTCAGTTTCTCTTAAGTGTTCAGCTGGTAACAGTGAAGAATGGATATTGCTCTTCAACATGCGCGTGCCatgttatattatattaatttctgGGATAAAGCCAGCAG TAGTCGTGGCTGCTACTGCTGGCACTGCTGTTGTTGCCTCTACTGATGCTCATGAAGCTGCTGTTATTGCTGTCACTGTTACTGATGACACTGCTCTTGTGGCTGccactgctgttgttactgccacTACTGCTGATG AACAGCTGTGTGATGCTAATATTCGCGCCTCGCAGGATGCTTTGTCATACAGGGGACATGTGGTCTGGTGGGCAGCACTAGCAAACTTTGGACGGAGAATGAGAATGCCTTCAAGACCGCAAAGACCTAGAGACCACGAGGACCCCAGCGGCCAGAACCACACACAGTCTGGCAGTGACCGCGTGGTGGCTACCTGGGTCCTCAGGGCCAAACACATGAATCCATCCTAA